One Kineococcus radiotolerans SRS30216 = ATCC BAA-149 DNA window includes the following coding sequences:
- a CDS encoding L-rhamnose mutarotase — MSERACFLLHLRPELVAEYLEVHREVWPEVLEALTRSGWRDYSLFLRAEDGLVVGYCETDDFAAATAAMDREDVSARWEATMSKYFRPAPGDGSDRPRERLVEYFHLD; from the coding sequence GTGAGCGAACGAGCCTGCTTCCTGCTGCACCTGCGGCCGGAGCTGGTGGCGGAGTACCTGGAGGTCCACCGCGAGGTGTGGCCGGAGGTCCTCGAGGCGCTGACCCGCAGCGGGTGGCGCGACTACTCGCTCTTCCTGCGCGCCGAGGACGGCCTCGTCGTGGGCTACTGCGAGACCGACGACTTCGCCGCGGCCACCGCGGCCATGGACCGCGAGGACGTCTCGGCGCGGTGGGAGGCGACGATGTCGAAGTACTTCCGGCCCGCCCCCGGCGACGGGAGCGACCGCCCCCGGGAGCGGCTCGTGGAGTACTTCCACCTGGACTGA
- a CDS encoding exopolyphosphatase, with the protein MSETFRLVTRSDFDGLVCAVLLRQLDLVDEITFVHPKDVQDGVVEISGRDILTNLPYDPRAHLVFDHHHSETLRNGERPNHVIDADAPSAARVVFDHYGGADRFPKISDELMRAVDQADSAQYSVEEILRPTGWTLLNFLMDSRTGLGRFRDFRISNYQLMMQLIDACIEHQDVEEILALPDVAERVELFHAQAELFEAQLRRVTTLHGDVAVLDLREEETIHAGNRFFVYALYPQARVSMHVLWGRAKQNTVFAIGKSIVDRTSPVDVGGVCLQHGGGGHLAAGTCQVPHEDSERVLAELVGKLRTER; encoded by the coding sequence GTGAGCGAAACCTTCCGCCTCGTGACCCGCAGCGACTTCGACGGGCTGGTCTGCGCGGTCCTGCTGCGCCAGCTCGACCTCGTCGACGAGATCACCTTCGTGCACCCCAAGGACGTCCAGGACGGGGTCGTCGAGATCAGCGGCCGCGACATCCTCACGAACCTGCCCTACGACCCGCGGGCGCACCTCGTCTTCGACCACCACCACTCCGAGACGCTGCGCAACGGCGAGCGCCCCAACCACGTCATCGACGCCGACGCGCCGTCGGCCGCCCGCGTGGTGTTCGACCACTACGGCGGGGCCGACCGGTTCCCGAAGATCTCCGACGAGCTGATGCGGGCCGTCGACCAGGCCGACTCCGCCCAGTACTCCGTCGAGGAGATCCTGCGCCCGACCGGCTGGACGCTGCTGAACTTCCTCATGGACTCGCGCACCGGCCTGGGCCGCTTCCGCGACTTCCGGATCTCCAACTACCAGCTCATGATGCAGCTCATCGACGCCTGCATCGAGCACCAGGACGTCGAGGAGATCCTCGCCCTGCCCGACGTCGCCGAGCGCGTCGAGCTCTTCCACGCCCAGGCCGAGCTGTTCGAGGCCCAGCTGCGGCGGGTCACGACCCTGCACGGCGACGTGGCGGTGCTGGACCTGCGCGAGGAGGAGACGATCCACGCCGGCAACCGGTTCTTCGTCTACGCGCTGTACCCGCAGGCCCGGGTCTCGATGCACGTCCTGTGGGGCCGGGCCAAGCAGAACACCGTGTTCGCGATCGGGAAGTCCATCGTCGACCGCACCTCCCCCGTCGACGTCGGCGGCGTCTGCCTGCAGCACGGCGGCGGTGGCCACCTGGCCGCGGGGACCTGCCAGGTCCCCCACGAGGACTCCGAGCGCGTCCTGGCCGAACTGGTGGGGAAGCTGCGCACCGAGCGCTGA
- a CDS encoding MFS transporter, protein MPNPGSPREVPWRSLAAVYAPAALFSTGQGALLPVLPLTARDLGASVAVSASLVALLGVGQVAGALPAGALVTRVGEQRAMLLAALVSALALAGVVLAPGEALLAGCVLALGLAAAVWSLARQSFLTAAAPVHLRARALSTLGGVGRIGTFAGPFAGAGGSALLGLRGAYVVAGIAVLLAAAAVVMLPDPGAGRPAAGPAPTTREVLRSHARLLATLGVAALAVQAVRQSRQTVLPLWCEHVGLDATTTSLVAGVSGAVDMLLFYPAGSVMDRLGRAAVGVPSMLVLALGHVLLPFAHTAWTVAAVGVVLGFGNGMGAGLVMTLGADAAPPGGRAVFLGVWRLVTDAGAASGPLLVGALAGAGSLVLATGGVAVLALAAAAGLFAFVPRGRNP, encoded by the coding sequence ATGCCGAACCCCGGGTCGCCGCGCGAGGTCCCCTGGCGCTCGCTGGCCGCGGTCTACGCGCCCGCCGCGCTGTTCAGCACCGGTCAGGGAGCGCTGCTGCCGGTCCTGCCGCTGACCGCGCGCGACCTCGGGGCCTCGGTCGCGGTGTCGGCGTCCCTCGTCGCGCTGCTGGGGGTGGGGCAGGTCGCCGGGGCCCTGCCGGCCGGGGCGCTGGTCACCCGGGTCGGTGAGCAGCGGGCGATGCTGCTGGCCGCGCTCGTCTCCGCCCTCGCCCTGGCCGGGGTGGTGCTCGCCCCCGGCGAGGCCCTCCTCGCCGGCTGCGTCCTCGCCCTCGGCCTCGCGGCGGCGGTCTGGAGCCTGGCGCGGCAGTCCTTCCTGACCGCGGCGGCCCCGGTCCACCTGCGGGCGCGGGCGCTGTCGACCCTCGGCGGCGTCGGCCGCATCGGCACCTTCGCCGGGCCGTTCGCCGGCGCCGGCGGCAGCGCGCTGCTGGGGCTGCGCGGCGCCTACGTCGTCGCCGGGATCGCCGTCCTGCTCGCCGCGGCCGCCGTCGTCATGCTCCCGGACCCCGGGGCCGGGCGTCCCGCGGCGGGGCCGGCCCCGACGACGCGCGAGGTCCTGCGCTCCCACGCCCGCCTGCTGGCGACCCTGGGGGTGGCGGCCCTCGCCGTGCAGGCCGTGCGGCAGTCCCGCCAGACCGTCCTGCCCCTGTGGTGCGAGCACGTCGGCCTCGACGCCACGACCACGAGCCTCGTCGCGGGGGTGTCGGGGGCGGTGGACATGCTGCTGTTCTACCCGGCGGGCTCGGTGATGGACCGCCTCGGGCGGGCGGCGGTCGGGGTCCCCTCGATGCTCGTCCTGGCCCTGGGGCACGTCCTGCTGCCGTTCGCGCACACGGCCTGGACGGTGGCCGCGGTGGGGGTCGTCCTGGGGTTCGGCAACGGCATGGGCGCGGGTCTCGTGATGACCCTGGGCGCCGACGCCGCACCCCCCGGCGGGCGGGCGGTGTTCCTCGGGGTCTGGCGGCTGGTGACGGACGCGGGGGCCGCGTCGGGACCGCTGCTCGTGGGGGCGCTGGCCGGCGCGGGCAGCCTCGTCCTGGCCACCGGGGGCGTCGCGGTGCTCGCGCTCGCGGCCGCCGCGGGGCTGTTCGCGTTCGTGCCGCGCGGCCGGAACCCGTGA
- a CDS encoding SDR family NAD(P)-dependent oxidoreductase has protein sequence MHLDVAGRVVVVTGAGRGIGRTLARRFVAEGSRVVGFDRAFEPGGGFEEVVCDVTDPASVAAAVEAVVQRWGTIDVLVNNAGVNVDGRVADLTWDGWRRCFDVNVGGVFLVSQAVAEVMKRTRRGRILNAASFAAIVPSVGSAAYAASKAAVVQFTRVLASELGPWDVTVNAYAPGMVPTAMNGFADLPPERADELLDTLSLRRWGSADDVADLLVFLASDAAGYITGTLVDVSGGKLATQIPRRAREAP, from the coding sequence GTGCACCTCGACGTCGCGGGACGGGTGGTCGTCGTCACCGGAGCGGGGCGGGGGATCGGGCGCACCCTGGCCCGCCGGTTCGTCGCCGAGGGTTCGCGCGTGGTGGGCTTCGACCGCGCCTTCGAGCCCGGCGGTGGGTTCGAGGAGGTCGTCTGCGACGTCACCGATCCCGCGTCGGTGGCGGCCGCCGTCGAGGCGGTGGTGCAGCGGTGGGGGACGATCGACGTCCTGGTGAACAACGCCGGCGTGAACGTCGACGGGCGGGTCGCCGACCTCACCTGGGACGGCTGGCGGCGCTGCTTCGACGTCAACGTGGGCGGGGTGTTCCTCGTCAGCCAGGCCGTCGCCGAGGTCATGAAGCGCACCCGGCGCGGCCGCATCCTCAACGCCGCGTCGTTCGCGGCCATCGTCCCCAGCGTCGGCAGCGCCGCCTACGCCGCGTCCAAGGCGGCCGTCGTCCAGTTCACCCGCGTCCTGGCCTCCGAGCTCGGGCCGTGGGACGTCACCGTCAACGCCTACGCGCCGGGCATGGTGCCCACCGCGATGAACGGTTTCGCCGACCTCCCCCCGGAGCGGGCGGACGAGCTCCTGGACACGCTGTCGCTGCGGCGCTGGGGGAGCGCCGACGACGTCGCCGACCTGCTGGTGTTCCTGGCCAGCGACGCCGCGGGGTACATCACGGGCACCCTCGTCGACGTCTCCGGCGGCAAGCTGGCCACCCAGATCCCGCGACGGGCCCGCGAGGCGCCCTGA
- a CDS encoding SDR family oxidoreductase, giving the protein MQRVLWITGAGSGMGRASALAAAEAGWTVVLSGRRADALRDTVSEIEAAGGTALALPLDVRDGAAVAAARAAVVDRFGRIDGLVLAAGLNSPRRRWDDQEIGVFHDVVATNLGAVAGVVDAALPDLRAAGGVVVVVSSYAGWSFSPNAGVAYSASKTALGSLVRTLNAQEAASGVRATHLCPGDVATDFLDQRPNVPDAAARARMLTPEDIARTVRFVLDSPAHVRIDELVVSPVVPA; this is encoded by the coding sequence GTGCAACGAGTGCTCTGGATCACCGGCGCCGGTTCCGGGATGGGGCGGGCGAGCGCGCTCGCCGCCGCCGAGGCCGGCTGGACCGTCGTCCTCAGCGGGCGGCGCGCGGACGCGTTGCGGGACACCGTCTCCGAGATCGAGGCCGCCGGCGGGACGGCGCTCGCGCTCCCGCTGGACGTGCGCGACGGGGCCGCCGTCGCGGCCGCCCGCGCCGCCGTCGTGGACCGCTTCGGCCGGATCGACGGCCTCGTCCTCGCCGCCGGCCTCAACAGCCCGCGGCGACGCTGGGACGACCAGGAGATCGGGGTCTTCCACGACGTCGTGGCCACCAACCTCGGGGCGGTGGCCGGCGTCGTGGACGCCGCGCTGCCGGACCTGCGCGCCGCCGGCGGGGTCGTGGTCGTCGTCTCCTCCTACGCGGGGTGGTCGTTCTCCCCGAACGCCGGGGTGGCCTACTCCGCGAGCAAGACGGCGCTGGGTTCCCTCGTCCGGACCCTCAACGCCCAGGAGGCCGCCTCCGGGGTCCGCGCGACGCACCTGTGCCCCGGGGACGTGGCCACCGACTTCCTCGACCAGCGCCCGAACGTCCCCGACGCCGCGGCGCGGGCCCGGATGCTGACCCCGGAGGACATCGCCCGCACGGTCCGCTTCGTCCTGGACTCCCCCGCCCACGTGCGGATCGACGAGCTCGTCGTCTCCCCCGTCGTGCCCGCCTGA
- a CDS encoding cysteine hydrolase family protein, producing the protein MAPDPWLVLVDLQRIFGAPGSPWAAPRFDAAAAVCAELLERHAPRVVLTRFVAPAEPRGAWKPYYEQFPFALVPEDDPLYDLVDGFAGRDLPVLTRTTFGKWGPELAQVVGDAPIVVGGVSTDCCVLSTVLPAADDGVPVTVVADACAGASDADHERALDAMRLYAPLVRVVTSADL; encoded by the coding sequence ATGGCGCCCGATCCCTGGCTCGTCCTGGTCGACCTGCAGCGGATCTTCGGCGCGCCGGGCAGTCCGTGGGCCGCGCCGCGCTTCGACGCCGCGGCGGCGGTGTGCGCGGAACTCCTCGAGCGCCACGCCCCGCGGGTCGTCCTCACCCGCTTCGTGGCCCCGGCCGAACCGCGGGGGGCGTGGAAGCCGTACTACGAGCAGTTCCCCTTCGCCCTGGTCCCCGAGGACGATCCGCTGTACGACCTCGTGGACGGTTTCGCGGGCCGGGACCTGCCGGTCCTCACCCGCACGACGTTCGGCAAGTGGGGGCCGGAACTGGCGCAGGTCGTGGGCGACGCCCCGATCGTCGTCGGCGGGGTGTCCACCGACTGCTGCGTGCTCTCCACCGTCCTGCCGGCCGCGGACGACGGGGTCCCGGTGACGGTCGTGGCCGACGCCTGCGCCGGGGCGAGCGACGCCGACCACGAACGGGCCCTGGACGCGATGCGGTTGTACGCGCCGCTGGTCCGGGTCGTCACCTCCGCGGACCTCTAG
- a CDS encoding RNA polymerase sigma factor codes for MSTTTGTSPSPGDEAGDEDDHARDEPTARSSDGGISDAETSDAELWRRAVAGDPDSFGVLFDRHGDTVHGYCARRTGSLDAADDLVSVVFLEAWRRRGEVELVDDRVLPWLYGIAGRTLQRRWRTTRRHRAALDRLPRPEPHPDHADDVAARLDDQRHLDQLQAAFARLRPAEREVLTLCVWQGLNYASAAVALGVPIGTVRSRLSRARARLRASTAAEASTGRGTPRATSCAATPTPTSPMETDPS; via the coding sequence GTGAGCACCACGACGGGCACCTCCCCCTCGCCAGGCGATGAGGCGGGCGACGAGGACGACCACGCCCGCGACGAGCCGACGGCCCGGTCCAGCGACGGCGGGATCAGCGACGCGGAGACCAGCGACGCCGAGCTGTGGCGTCGCGCCGTGGCCGGCGACCCCGACAGCTTCGGGGTGCTCTTCGACCGGCACGGCGACACCGTCCACGGCTACTGCGCCCGCCGCACCGGCTCCCTCGACGCCGCCGACGACCTCGTCTCCGTCGTCTTCCTCGAAGCCTGGCGCCGACGGGGCGAGGTGGAGCTCGTCGACGACAGGGTCCTGCCCTGGCTCTACGGCATCGCCGGGCGCACCCTGCAACGCCGCTGGCGCACCACCCGCCGCCACCGCGCCGCCCTGGACCGCCTGCCGCGCCCGGAACCCCACCCCGATCACGCCGACGACGTCGCCGCCCGCCTGGACGACCAACGCCACCTGGACCAGCTGCAGGCCGCCTTCGCCCGGCTGCGCCCGGCGGAGCGGGAGGTCCTCACCCTGTGCGTGTGGCAGGGCCTGAACTACGCCTCGGCCGCCGTGGCCCTGGGCGTGCCCATCGGCACCGTCCGCTCCCGCCTGTCCCGAGCCCGGGCGCGACTGCGGGCCAGCACCGCCGCGGAGGCGTCCACCGGCCGCGGCACCCCACGCGCCACCTCGTGCGCCGCGACCCCCACCCCGACCAGCCCGATGGAGACGGACCCGTCATGA
- a CDS encoding VOC family protein → MQRVTGVGGIFFTARDPEALAQWYSTQLGVDPPPESYDVSSWWQEAGPTVLAPTGHDSEHFGGGGRSWALNFRVADLDAMVEQLRGNGVVVDVDPQVYPNGRFASLQDPEGNPLQLWQPAGADQRGPT, encoded by the coding sequence GTGCAGCGCGTGACCGGTGTCGGCGGCATCTTCTTCACAGCCCGCGACCCCGAGGCGCTGGCGCAGTGGTACAGCACCCAGCTCGGCGTGGATCCACCACCCGAGTCCTACGACGTGTCCTCGTGGTGGCAGGAAGCGGGCCCGACGGTGCTCGCGCCCACGGGACACGACTCCGAGCACTTCGGGGGCGGAGGGCGCTCCTGGGCGCTGAACTTCAGGGTCGCCGACCTCGACGCCATGGTCGAGCAACTGCGGGGCAACGGCGTGGTCGTCGACGTCGACCCTCAGGTCTACCCCAACGGTCGCTTCGCCTCGTTGCAGGATCCCGAGGGCAACCCGCTGCAGCTGTGGCAGCCGGCCGGAGCCGATCAGCGTGGACCCACCTGA
- a CDS encoding phosphotriesterase family protein produces the protein MAEPLDTAAQARHLHTTLGPLGAGDVGLVLPHEHLLVDFRPADSPGFAQADPAEFASVVEPLLAGAAAAGVTALVECTPPGLGRRVDLVLDVSRRTGVPVVVATGVYREPWVPDWVYGASDDELEAWMHRELTEGVDGSGVLAGFIKISAAEDGIRPVEERVVRAAARAAARTGALVGSHTTNGDVVLGQIDLAVAEGLAPDRFLSIHTQTITDPALRQAIVDRGAWIEFDDVGQGDDTRTLELVLGSLEAGQAGQVLLSHDAGWFDPALPGGGTPRPFTDLTGSFLPALRAAGVDADVVDDLCVRNPFRAFAR, from the coding sequence GTGGCAGAGCCCCTCGACACCGCCGCACAGGCGCGACACCTGCACACGACGCTCGGTCCCCTCGGCGCCGGGGACGTGGGCCTCGTCCTGCCGCACGAGCACCTCCTCGTCGACTTCCGCCCCGCCGACTCCCCGGGTTTCGCCCAGGCCGACCCGGCCGAGTTCGCGTCGGTCGTGGAACCGCTGCTGGCCGGGGCTGCCGCGGCTGGGGTCACCGCGCTCGTCGAGTGCACGCCCCCCGGCCTCGGTCGGCGCGTCGACCTCGTCCTCGACGTGAGCCGCCGCACGGGCGTGCCCGTGGTGGTCGCGACCGGGGTCTACCGCGAACCGTGGGTGCCGGACTGGGTGTACGGCGCGAGCGACGACGAGCTCGAGGCGTGGATGCACCGCGAACTGACCGAGGGCGTCGACGGCTCCGGCGTCCTCGCCGGGTTCATCAAGATCTCCGCGGCCGAGGACGGCATCCGGCCGGTCGAGGAGCGCGTCGTGCGCGCGGCGGCCCGGGCCGCGGCCCGCACCGGGGCCCTCGTCGGATCCCACACCACGAACGGGGACGTCGTGCTGGGGCAGATCGACCTCGCCGTGGCCGAGGGGCTGGCGCCGGACCGCTTCCTCTCGATCCACACGCAGACCATCACCGACCCCGCTCTGCGGCAGGCGATCGTCGACCGCGGCGCGTGGATCGAGTTCGACGACGTCGGGCAGGGCGACGACACCCGGACGCTGGAGCTGGTGCTCGGCAGCCTCGAGGCGGGACAGGCCGGCCAGGTCCTGCTGTCCCACGACGCGGGGTGGTTCGACCCGGCCCTGCCGGGCGGCGGAACCCCCCGGCCGTTCACGGACCTGACCGGCTCGTTCCTGCCGGCGCTGCGGGCGGCGGGTGTCGACGCGGACGTGGTCGACGACCTCTGCGTCCGCAACCCGTTCCGCGCCTTCGCGCGGTAG
- a CDS encoding DUF4440 domain-containing protein has product MASLDPDEPTDAALLPVLEELQAQEPIFHRPELGTGAEDLERQMAPDFFEVGASGHRYSRSHVQEVLLERYAAGGEDPWGTSGFYCRQLGPDTYLLTYTLRQGQRVTRRVTVWRRSEQGWQVVYHQGTPVT; this is encoded by the coding sequence ATGGCCAGCCTCGACCCGGATGAGCCCACCGACGCCGCCCTGCTCCCCGTCCTGGAGGAACTGCAGGCGCAGGAGCCGATCTTCCACCGCCCCGAGTTGGGTACCGGCGCCGAGGACCTGGAACGGCAGATGGCCCCCGACTTCTTCGAGGTCGGCGCGTCCGGACACCGCTACAGCCGTTCCCACGTGCAGGAGGTCCTGCTGGAGCGGTACGCCGCGGGAGGTGAGGACCCGTGGGGGACGTCGGGCTTCTACTGCCGGCAGCTCGGCCCGGACACCTACCTGCTCACCTACACCCTCCGGCAGGGACAACGGGTGACCCGGCGAGTGACGGTCTGGCGGCGCAGCGAGCAGGGGTGGCAGGTGGTCTACCACCAGGGCACACCGGTGACCTGA
- a CDS encoding SRPBCC family protein, with product MPVVVEVVTVIAAPPAVVFDLELDVDVHTASLARSGETATTSTGRRRLHLGDEVTLHARHLGLRWRMTSRITAHERPHRFVDEQIRGPFRALHHEHLFEDLGTRGTRMTDRMSITAPAGALGEVAAHLVLAPYLRRLLRHRATHVGQAAEAGRRPLA from the coding sequence GTGCCCGTGGTCGTCGAGGTCGTGACCGTCATCGCCGCCCCACCCGCCGTCGTCTTCGACCTGGAACTCGACGTCGACGTCCACACCGCCTCCCTCGCCCGCAGCGGCGAGACCGCCACCACCAGCACCGGCCGGCGCCGGCTCCACCTCGGCGACGAAGTCACCCTCCACGCCCGCCACCTGGGACTGCGCTGGCGGATGACCAGCCGGATCACCGCGCACGAACGCCCGCACCGCTTCGTCGACGAGCAGATCCGCGGGCCCTTCCGCGCCCTGCACCACGAGCACCTCTTCGAGGATCTCGGGACGCGAGGAACCCGCATGACCGACCGCATGAGCATCACCGCACCGGCGGGGGCCCTGGGCGAGGTCGCCGCCCACCTGGTGCTCGCGCCCTACCTGCGCCGCCTCCTGCGCCACCGCGCGACCCACGTCGGGCAGGCCGCCGAAGCAGGTAGGAGGCCTCTCGCCTGA
- a CDS encoding DUF1801 domain-containing protein has translation MGSAARPVGAGAGADTGAGFSAQERAAMRVRASELTTEARRSRSTGEAARDEAGGKAARKAAADEADVLAKIAQMPEADRALARRVHEVVSAAAPDLAPKPYYGQPGYAREGRVVCFFRSGQVDGLRYSTFGFSPAAHLDETGGLWPTSYALTSQATERAWQQIAELVAQATTTVTASGD, from the coding sequence ATGGGTTCGGCAGCGAGACCGGTCGGCGCGGGCGCGGGCGCGGACACCGGGGCGGGGTTCTCCGCGCAGGAACGAGCCGCGATGAGGGTCCGCGCCTCGGAACTGACGACCGAGGCGCGACGCAGCCGCAGCACGGGTGAGGCGGCACGGGACGAGGCCGGGGGGAAGGCGGCGCGCAAGGCGGCGGCTGACGAGGCCGACGTGCTGGCGAAGATCGCTCAGATGCCGGAGGCGGACCGCGCCCTGGCCCGGCGCGTGCACGAGGTCGTCAGCGCGGCGGCGCCGGACCTGGCGCCGAAGCCGTACTACGGGCAGCCCGGTTACGCCAGGGAGGGGAGAGTCGTGTGCTTCTTCCGCAGCGGGCAGGTGGACGGGTTGCGGTACTCGACCTTCGGATTCAGCCCCGCGGCGCACCTGGACGAGACCGGAGGTCTGTGGCCGACCTCGTACGCGTTGACGAGCCAGGCGACCGAACGAGCGTGGCAGCAGATCGCCGAACTGGTCGCGCAGGCCACCACGACCGTCACCGCGTCCGGGGACTGA
- a CDS encoding SDR family NAD(P)-dependent oxidoreductase produces MTETTAPSTVTGTERAVWLITGAGRGMGVDITRAALAAGHRVVATGRSAHRVAAVLGEHEDLLVLSLDITDEADVAAAVQAATARFGRIDVLVNNAGNFYAGFFEEISPAQFRAQVETNFFGPLNVTRAVLPVMRAQRSGHVITFSSTAGLVGQEFVAAYCASKFALEGWMEALRFDVAPYGIDTTIVEPGFFRTELLVEGASTSWPELSIADYAQRTAATIEAWKGMNGRQGGDPAKLAAALMQVAAMEQPPLRWVAGADAVETATAKAKTLLEQVEAHRDLSSSLAHDDA; encoded by the coding sequence ATGACTGAGACGACGGCACCGAGCACCGTGACGGGCACTGAGCGCGCGGTGTGGCTGATCACCGGCGCCGGGCGGGGCATGGGCGTGGACATCACCCGCGCCGCGCTGGCCGCCGGGCACCGGGTCGTCGCCACCGGCCGCAGCGCGCACCGGGTCGCTGCGGTGCTGGGCGAGCACGAGGACCTGCTGGTCCTCTCCTTGGACATCACCGACGAGGCCGACGTCGCGGCGGCGGTGCAGGCGGCCACGGCGCGCTTCGGGCGCATCGACGTGCTGGTCAACAACGCGGGAAACTTCTACGCCGGGTTCTTCGAGGAGATCAGCCCCGCGCAGTTCCGCGCGCAGGTGGAGACCAACTTCTTCGGGCCCCTCAACGTCACCCGGGCGGTGCTGCCGGTCATGCGCGCCCAGCGCAGCGGGCACGTCATCACCTTCAGCTCCACCGCCGGGCTGGTGGGTCAGGAGTTCGTCGCCGCCTACTGCGCCTCGAAGTTCGCCCTGGAGGGGTGGATGGAGGCCCTGCGCTTCGACGTGGCGCCGTACGGGATCGACACCACCATCGTCGAGCCCGGTTTCTTCCGCACCGAACTGCTGGTCGAGGGTGCTTCGACGTCGTGGCCGGAGCTGTCCATCGCGGACTACGCCCAGCGCACCGCGGCGACGATCGAGGCGTGGAAGGGGATGAACGGCCGGCAGGGTGGGGACCCGGCCAAGCTCGCCGCCGCCTTGATGCAGGTCGCCGCGATGGAGCAGCCTCCGCTGCGCTGGGTCGCCGGCGCCGACGCGGTCGAGACCGCCACGGCCAAGGCGAAGACCCTCCTCGAGCAGGTCGAGGCCCACCGCGACCTGTCGAGCTCCCTGGCCCACGACGACGCCTGA
- a CDS encoding MOSC domain-containing protein, which translates to MDEIRAGRVAAVSRDDTHRFSKDAVEAVTLLAGLGVEGDAHAGTTVQHRSRVAVDPTRPNLRQVHLLQGELHDELRERGFEVGPGQLGENITTRGLDLLHLPRGARLHLGEEAVVEITGLRNPCAQINAFQPGLLKAVTPRDPDGEVVRKAGVMGVVVRGGRVRAGDRVEVEVPPQPWEVLQPV; encoded by the coding sequence ATGGACGAGATCCGGGCGGGGCGAGTCGCCGCCGTCAGCCGCGACGACACGCACCGGTTCAGCAAGGACGCCGTGGAGGCCGTCACGCTGCTGGCGGGCCTCGGCGTCGAGGGCGACGCGCACGCCGGGACCACGGTGCAGCACCGCTCCCGGGTGGCCGTCGACCCGACCCGGCCCAACCTGCGCCAGGTGCACCTCCTCCAGGGGGAGCTGCACGACGAGCTGCGGGAGCGGGGTTTCGAGGTCGGCCCGGGTCAGCTGGGCGAGAACATCACCACCCGGGGTCTGGACCTGCTCCACCTGCCCCGCGGGGCCCGGCTGCACCTGGGCGAGGAGGCCGTCGTGGAGATCACCGGGTTGCGCAACCCCTGCGCGCAGATCAACGCCTTCCAGCCGGGTCTGCTCAAGGCCGTCACCCCCCGGGACCCCGACGGCGAGGTCGTGCGCAAGGCCGGCGTCATGGGGGTCGTCGTCCGCGGCGGGCGGGTGCGCGCCGGGGACCGCGTCGAGGTGGAGGTCCCGCCGCAGCCCTGGGAGGTCCTGCAGCCCGTGTGA
- a CDS encoding metal-sensitive transcriptional regulator yields the protein MVGYDEDKEQVLKRLRRIEGQVRGLHRMVEEDTYCIDVLTQVSAATKALQAVALQLLDDHLAHCVVDAAREGGENAELKIKEASDAIARLVRS from the coding sequence GTGGTCGGCTACGACGAGGACAAGGAGCAGGTGCTGAAGCGCCTGCGGCGCATCGAGGGCCAGGTCCGCGGCCTGCACCGCATGGTCGAGGAGGACACGTACTGCATCGACGTCCTGACCCAGGTGTCCGCCGCCACCAAGGCCCTGCAGGCCGTGGCGCTGCAACTGCTCGACGACCACCTCGCCCACTGCGTCGTCGACGCCGCCCGGGAGGGCGGCGAGAACGCCGAGCTGAAGATCAAGGAAGCGTCCGACGCGATCGCCCGCCTCGTGCGTTCCTGA
- a CDS encoding heavy-metal-associated domain-containing protein yields the protein MATYEYRVTGMTCAHCEMSVREEVEQLAGVADVQVDATTGRLVLTGTGPVEDTAVLAAVEEAGYSAVRV from the coding sequence ATGGCCACGTACGAGTACCGGGTGACCGGGATGACCTGCGCCCACTGCGAGATGTCGGTGCGCGAGGAGGTCGAGCAGCTCGCCGGCGTCGCCGACGTCCAGGTCGACGCCACGACCGGCCGGCTCGTCCTGACCGGCACCGGCCCGGTCGAGGACACCGCCGTCCTGGCGGCGGTGGAGGAGGCCGGTTACTCCGCGGTGCGCGTCTGA